The Acidimicrobiales bacterium genome has a segment encoding these proteins:
- a CDS encoding CopG family transcriptional regulator has protein sequence MSDANDAYLTKSGRRLTGADLDALADEVEHADYPVEQIKPRRGRPPLGSGPSEVVPVRLDPELREAVSARADADDTSTSEVIRRALRAFLDVA, from the coding sequence ATGAGTGACGCCAACGACGCCTACCTGACGAAGTCTGGTCGCCGCCTCACCGGTGCCGACCTCGACGCCCTCGCCGACGAGGTCGAGCATGCGGACTACCCCGTCGAGCAGATCAAGCCCCGGCGGGGCCGCCCGCCGCTCGGCTCGGGTCCTTCCGAGGTGGTGCCGGTCCGGCTCGACCCAGAGCTCCGGGAAGCGGTCAGCGCCCGAGCCGACGCCGACGACACCTCGACCAGCGAGGTCATCCGGCGGGCGCTGCGGGCGTTCCTCGACGTGGCCTGA
- a CDS encoding site-specific DNA-methyltransferase: protein MADELDGLLARVDDAALRADLRTHIDRLRSKRSFGLVFESHLPERVRLPEHPVRVGASVALRDDPKSATYEVLGVEAGRAAVRKMRHPDGSRLSAEEQSESVVEDHPVDDLVVMADFGDPIYPGLRRLGSVDRGGDKPAHVVVKGENHHVLSALQFTHAGKVDCIYIDPPYNTGARDWKYDNNYVDDTDAYRHSKWLAFMERRLLLAKELLNPAASVLIVTIDEKEYLRLGMLLEQVFPGTKVQMVTVVINAPGQARRHELARVDEYAYFLFFGSCEPAAVSDDLLNDRPTGDPDRVRWESLLRSGTNSRRSDRPALFFPVFVSTDGTEIVAVGDSKPVGTPRSDWSVPPNAHAIWPIKSDGAEGNWRTSPAYLRELRAGGFVRLGEARVDEGRGTIWYLGKSALRKIREGEIEVIGKDDQGAVEVRHAAGTGSRTTTAKTVWNRPAHHAGWHGSALIRSMLPGRSFPFPKSLYAVEDSIRIATADKPEATVLDFFGGSGTTAHAVARLNKQDGGRRQSIVVTNNEVSAAEADALRKAGHRPGDPEWEALGIFEHVTRPRITAAVTGVTPEGEPVKGDYKFTDEFPMADGFAENIEFVELTYLDPDDVELDLAFAGVAPLLWLRAGGQGSVIDQCVDAAGEPKRFEWTDRYGILFDADRWQAFVDERPESAATAFVVTDSQATFAGIAAELPGHVDVVRLYENYLTTFRIDGGGG from the coding sequence ATGGCTGACGAGCTGGACGGACTCTTGGCGAGGGTGGACGACGCCGCCCTGCGCGCCGACCTGCGCACCCACATCGATCGCCTCCGTTCCAAGCGCAGCTTCGGACTGGTCTTCGAGTCGCACCTCCCCGAGCGGGTGCGGCTGCCCGAGCACCCGGTGCGGGTGGGCGCCAGCGTCGCCCTCCGGGACGACCCGAAGAGCGCCACCTACGAGGTGCTCGGCGTCGAGGCCGGCCGGGCCGCGGTCCGGAAGATGCGTCACCCCGACGGCTCGCGTCTCTCGGCCGAGGAGCAGTCCGAGTCGGTGGTCGAGGACCACCCCGTCGACGACCTGGTGGTGATGGCCGACTTCGGCGACCCCATCTATCCCGGGCTGCGCCGGCTGGGGTCGGTGGACCGCGGTGGCGACAAGCCGGCGCACGTGGTGGTCAAGGGCGAGAACCACCACGTCCTGAGCGCCCTCCAGTTCACCCACGCCGGCAAGGTCGACTGCATCTACATCGACCCGCCGTACAACACCGGGGCCCGGGACTGGAAGTACGACAACAACTACGTCGACGACACCGACGCCTACCGCCACAGCAAGTGGCTGGCGTTCATGGAGCGGCGCCTGCTGTTGGCCAAGGAACTCCTCAACCCGGCGGCGTCCGTCCTCATCGTGACCATCGACGAGAAGGAGTACTTGCGACTGGGAATGCTGTTGGAGCAGGTGTTCCCGGGCACCAAAGTGCAGATGGTCACTGTCGTTATCAATGCCCCCGGTCAAGCCCGGAGGCATGAGCTGGCACGCGTCGACGAGTACGCGTACTTCCTCTTCTTCGGCTCGTGTGAGCCGGCGGCAGTCAGTGACGACCTCCTGAACGACCGCCCGACCGGCGACCCAGACCGGGTCCGATGGGAGTCGCTTCTGCGGAGCGGGACGAACTCGCGCCGGTCGGACCGCCCAGCGCTCTTCTTTCCAGTCTTCGTGTCCACTGATGGGACGGAGATCGTTGCGGTTGGGGACTCGAAGCCAGTGGGTACGCCGCGGTCTGATTGGAGTGTTCCGCCGAACGCTCATGCAATCTGGCCGATCAAGAGCGACGGCGCCGAGGGCAACTGGAGGACATCGCCGGCTTACCTCCGAGAGCTCCGTGCCGGCGGATTCGTCCGACTTGGCGAGGCCCGAGTCGACGAAGGCCGAGGGACGATCTGGTACCTCGGCAAGTCGGCACTCAGGAAGATCAGGGAGGGTGAGATCGAGGTCATCGGCAAGGACGACCAGGGCGCCGTTGAAGTTCGTCATGCTGCGGGAACCGGTTCTCGAACAACGACAGCCAAGACCGTCTGGAACCGTCCGGCGCACCATGCGGGCTGGCACGGCAGCGCGTTGATCCGAAGCATGCTTCCGGGACGGAGCTTCCCGTTCCCGAAGTCGCTTTACGCCGTGGAGGACTCGATCCGAATCGCAACAGCCGACAAGCCCGAGGCCACCGTCCTCGACTTCTTCGGGGGGTCGGGCACGACGGCACACGCCGTCGCCCGGCTGAACAAGCAGGACGGGGGGCGCCGGCAGTCGATCGTGGTGACCAACAACGAGGTCTCGGCCGCCGAGGCGGACGCTCTGCGCAAGGCCGGGCACCGTCCGGGCGATCCGGAGTGGGAGGCGCTGGGGATCTTCGAGCACGTCACCCGGCCGCGGATCACCGCCGCCGTCACCGGTGTCACTCCGGAGGGCGAGCCGGTGAAGGGGGACTACAAGTTCACCGACGAGTTCCCGATGGCGGACGGGTTCGCAGAGAACATCGAGTTCGTCGAGCTGACCTATCTGGACCCCGACGACGTGGAGCTGGATCTGGCCTTCGCCGGCGTGGCGCCGCTCCTGTGGTTGCGGGCAGGCGGGCAGGGCTCGGTGATCGACCAGTGCGTCGACGCCGCCGGCGAGCCCAAGCGGTTCGAGTGGACCGACCGGTACGGCATCTTGTTCGACGCCGACCGGTGGCAGGCCTTCGTGGACGAGCGGCCCGAGTCGGCGGCGACGGCGTTCGTGGTGACGGACTCGCAGGCCACGTTCGCCGGCATCGCCGCCGAGCTGCCCGGTCACGTCGACGTCGTACGCCTCTACGAGAACTACCTGACCACGTTCCGCATCGACGGGGGCGGGGGCTGA
- a CDS encoding DEAD/DEAH box helicase family protein has translation MRYELMDYQRAAAIEVLNRLSRARSDWADGYRSSFALSAITGSGKTVIATAAIEATLFGSADLGVDPDPQATFLWITDDPALNRQTRNRMLDASDLLAPKTLVEIDDGYLETALRPNRVYFLNIQKLSKSSRLVQSGTNLRQVSFWDLLANTIRAEATTLYLILDEAHRGMKRATDRKTIVQRLIHGEPGSNLPVPAVWGISATIDRFTTAMGETPDRTGYPHVVVDIDQVRVSGLIKDEIGLEQPDEKGTFSTTLLRDAVRTTLGYEQRWAAYSTAENEPQVLPALVVQVPDKADEAKLAEMVAVIEAEWPDLAPDAVAHVFGEHEPVVLGGRTINWVPAESIQGDTDIRVVLAKEAISTGWDCPRAEVLYSERPAKDATHIAQVIGRMVRQPLAHRVATDDVLNSVACYLPLFDSKKLAAIKDELEGKGGDDGQHAVGPQVIRAPAVFERNPHLDPDVFAFVETLPSIPTPDVAASPLRRAKHLVRLLVDDGAGPALVPDAGAQLAKRLNARLDGLAAERADEVAAGVDDLRTAIVRREGVGPGGQAGEVTSRLIETHRKDIDRDTRKIINAIREGVGTGYYAHRAAGADPSQDRLDLRVQVAALLRLDGVVDSIEAAATDFVQEHLARFAVEIKNTTGATRDAYRKVQEQTTAPEAVTIELRANEKTATKDGTGDDLPTFEGHLYANADGRYPAQLNDWETQVVTAETERPSFVAWYRNPSRATPNALRIAYQDDAGRWASLQVDFLVVSRRDDGTLAASIVDPHGDHLADAKAKLRALADFADTHGDRFIRIVSIAKGADESLRVLDLLDAEVRAQVRSFDGAKVSALYDSPAAQPFL, from the coding sequence ATGCGCTACGAGCTGATGGACTACCAGCGGGCGGCGGCCATCGAGGTGCTGAACCGGCTGAGTCGGGCCCGTTCCGACTGGGCCGACGGGTACCGGTCGTCGTTCGCGCTGTCGGCCATCACGGGTTCGGGCAAGACGGTGATCGCCACCGCGGCGATCGAGGCGACGCTGTTCGGCTCGGCCGACCTTGGGGTCGACCCGGACCCGCAGGCCACGTTCCTGTGGATCACCGACGACCCGGCGCTCAACCGTCAGACCCGCAACCGGATGCTCGACGCGTCGGACCTGCTGGCCCCCAAGACGCTGGTGGAGATCGACGACGGGTACCTCGAGACCGCCCTGCGCCCGAACCGGGTGTACTTCCTGAACATCCAGAAGCTGTCGAAGTCGAGCCGGCTGGTGCAGTCCGGCACGAACCTACGCCAGGTGTCGTTCTGGGACCTGCTGGCCAACACCATCCGCGCTGAGGCCACCACCCTCTACCTCATCTTGGACGAGGCCCATCGGGGCATGAAGCGGGCCACCGACCGCAAGACCATCGTGCAGCGCCTCATCCACGGCGAGCCCGGGTCGAACCTGCCGGTGCCGGCGGTGTGGGGCATCTCGGCCACCATCGACCGCTTCACCACGGCCATGGGCGAGACCCCGGACCGCACAGGCTACCCCCACGTCGTGGTCGACATCGACCAGGTGCGGGTGTCGGGGCTCATCAAGGACGAGATCGGCCTCGAACAGCCCGACGAGAAGGGCACCTTCTCCACCACCTTGCTCCGCGACGCGGTGCGGACCACCCTCGGGTACGAGCAGCGCTGGGCGGCCTACTCGACCGCCGAGAACGAACCACAGGTGCTCCCCGCGCTGGTGGTACAGGTGCCCGACAAGGCCGACGAAGCCAAGCTCGCCGAGATGGTCGCGGTCATCGAAGCCGAGTGGCCTGACCTCGCCCCCGACGCCGTCGCCCACGTGTTCGGCGAGCACGAGCCCGTCGTCCTCGGCGGGCGCACCATCAACTGGGTGCCCGCCGAGTCCATCCAGGGTGACACCGACATCCGCGTCGTGCTCGCCAAAGAGGCCATCTCCACCGGGTGGGACTGTCCCCGCGCCGAGGTCCTCTACTCCGAGCGGCCCGCCAAGGACGCCACCCACATCGCCCAGGTCATCGGGCGCATGGTCCGCCAACCCCTCGCCCACCGCGTCGCCACCGACGACGTCTTGAACTCGGTGGCCTGCTACCTGCCGCTGTTCGACTCCAAGAAGCTCGCTGCCATCAAGGACGAGCTCGAAGGCAAAGGGGGCGACGACGGCCAACACGCCGTCGGCCCCCAGGTCATCCGCGCACCCGCCGTGTTCGAACGCAACCCGCACCTCGACCCCGACGTGTTCGCCTTCGTCGAGACCCTGCCCAGCATCCCCACCCCCGACGTCGCTGCCAGCCCTCTCCGCCGCGCCAAGCACCTCGTACGCCTCCTCGTCGACGACGGCGCCGGCCCCGCACTGGTCCCCGACGCCGGCGCCCAGCTGGCCAAGCGGCTGAACGCCCGCCTCGACGGGCTCGCTGCGGAGCGCGCCGACGAGGTCGCCGCCGGCGTCGACGACCTCCGCACCGCCATCGTCCGCCGCGAAGGCGTCGGCCCCGGCGGCCAGGCCGGCGAGGTCACCTCCCGGCTCATCGAGACCCACCGCAAGGACATCGACCGCGACACCCGCAAGATCATCAACGCCATCCGAGAAGGCGTCGGCACCGGCTACTACGCCCACCGCGCCGCCGGAGCGGACCCATCCCAGGACCGCCTCGACCTCCGGGTGCAGGTCGCAGCGCTGCTCCGCCTCGACGGCGTCGTCGACAGCATCGAGGCCGCCGCCACCGACTTCGTGCAGGAGCACCTCGCCCGCTTCGCCGTCGAGATCAAGAACACCACCGGCGCCACCCGCGACGCCTACCGCAAGGTCCAGGAACAGACCACCGCCCCCGAGGCCGTCACCATCGAGCTCCGCGCCAACGAGAAAACCGCCACCAAGGACGGCACCGGCGACGACCTGCCCACCTTCGAAGGCCACCTCTACGCCAACGCCGACGGCCGCTACCCCGCCCAGCTCAACGACTGGGAGACCCAGGTCGTCACCGCCGAGACCGAACGCCCCTCGTTCGTCGCCTGGTACCGAAACCCCTCCCGTGCCACCCCCAACGCCCTGCGCATCGCCTACCAGGACGACGCCGGCCGCTGGGCCAGCCTCCAAGTCGACTTTCTCGTCGTGTCCCGCCGCGACGACGGCACCCTCGCCGCCTCCATCGTCGACCCCCACGGCGACCACCTCGCCGACGCCAAGGCCAAGCTCCGCGCCCTCGCCGACTTCGCCGACACCCACGGCGACCGCTTCATCCGCATCGTCTCGATCGCGAAGGGCGCCGACGAAAGCCTCCGAGTCCTCGACCTGCTCGACGCCGAAGTCCGCGCCCAGGTGCGATCGTTCGACGGCGCCAAGGTGTCCGCGCTCTACGACTCGCCGGCGGCCCAGCCCTTCCTCTGA
- a CDS encoding thiolase family protein, giving the protein MDAVISGVGQSQIGRRIDREPLDLTVDAVLAAVADAGLTLADIDGIATYPGGIDNPPGFSGVGVTELQDALRLDLNWFAGGMESPGQLGSVINAAMAVSCGLARHVVCFRTVWEATAQGSKGRSAVMPGIGAASGGASSFRVGSFMQWSLPFGAPSAVNWIGMMAQRHFHEFGTTREQLGAIAVNARANAARNPKAIYTDPMSLDDYLAARMISSPLCLYDCDVPSDGSTAIIVSAPDTAPDLRKAPVAIESVGTAIHGRPSWDQWDDLTTMALRDAASMMWERTDLTPGDVDVAECYDGFSFIALCWLEALGFCGKGEGGPFVEGGERIAIDGPLPLNTHGGQLSAGRLHGYGFLHEACTQLWGEGGERQVADDPEVAVAAAGGGPLGGCLLLTKGR; this is encoded by the coding sequence ATGGACGCCGTCATCTCCGGGGTGGGCCAGTCGCAGATCGGCCGCCGCATCGACCGGGAGCCGCTCGACCTGACCGTCGACGCCGTGCTCGCCGCCGTGGCCGATGCCGGCCTGACTCTCGCCGACATCGACGGCATCGCCACCTATCCGGGCGGCATCGACAACCCGCCCGGGTTCTCCGGCGTCGGCGTCACCGAGTTGCAGGACGCCCTGCGCCTGGACCTGAACTGGTTCGCCGGCGGGATGGAGTCGCCCGGACAGCTCGGCTCGGTCATCAACGCGGCGATGGCCGTGTCCTGCGGGCTGGCCCGCCACGTCGTCTGCTTCCGCACGGTGTGGGAAGCCACCGCCCAGGGCAGCAAGGGCCGCTCGGCGGTCATGCCGGGCATCGGCGCCGCCTCGGGAGGGGCATCGTCGTTCCGGGTCGGCAGCTTCATGCAGTGGTCGCTGCCCTTCGGGGCGCCGTCGGCGGTGAACTGGATCGGGATGATGGCTCAGCGCCACTTCCACGAGTTCGGCACCACCCGCGAGCAGCTCGGGGCCATCGCCGTGAACGCCCGCGCCAACGCGGCCCGTAACCCCAAGGCCATCTACACCGACCCGATGTCGCTCGACGACTACCTCGCCGCCCGCATGATCTCGTCGCCGTTGTGCCTCTACGACTGCGACGTGCCTTCGGACGGCAGCACCGCGATCATCGTCTCGGCTCCGGACACCGCACCGGACCTGCGGAAGGCGCCGGTGGCGATCGAGTCCGTCGGCACCGCCATCCACGGCCGGCCCTCCTGGGACCAGTGGGACGACCTCACCACCATGGCCCTGCGCGACGCCGCGTCGATGATGTGGGAGCGCACGGACCTCACCCCCGGCGACGTCGATGTGGCCGAGTGCTACGACGGGTTCAGCTTCATCGCCTTGTGCTGGCTCGAGGCGCTGGGCTTCTGCGGCAAGGGCGAGGGCGGGCCGTTCGTCGAGGGCGGCGAGCGCATCGCCATCGACGGGCCGCTCCCGCTGAACACCCACGGCGGCCAGCTCTCCGCCGGCCGTCTCCACGGCTACGGCTTCCTCCACGAAGCGTGCACCCAGCTCTGGGGCGAGGGGGGCGAGCGCCAGGTGGCCGACGATCCGGAGGTGGCCGTGGCCGCCGCCGGCGGCGGGCCCCTGGGCGGCTGTCTCCTCCTCACGAAGGGCCGGTGA
- a CDS encoding OB-fold domain-containing protein, with protein MADQPFRLLPRVTPETESFWTGGAEGVLRFWRCQSCGYWLHPPGPICPECLSKELTVEAVSGDAVLHTYTVNHQAWYPGLDPPYVVAIVELPEQAGLRLTTNLVGCAPEEAVIGMALHVTFEQYEDVWLPFFAPAPTGGGA; from the coding sequence GTGGCCGACCAGCCCTTCCGCCTGCTGCCCCGCGTCACCCCGGAGACCGAGTCGTTCTGGACGGGCGGTGCCGAGGGCGTGCTGCGCTTCTGGCGGTGCCAGTCGTGCGGGTACTGGCTGCACCCGCCCGGGCCGATCTGCCCCGAGTGCCTGTCGAAGGAGCTCACCGTCGAGGCCGTCTCGGGCGACGCCGTCCTGCACACCTACACCGTCAACCACCAGGCCTGGTACCCCGGCCTCGATCCGCCGTACGTGGTCGCCATCGTCGAGCTGCCCGAGCAGGCGGGGCTCCGCCTCACCACCAACCTGGTGGGCTGCGCGCCCGAGGAGGCCGTCATCGGCATGGCCCTGCACGTCACCTTCGAGCAGTACGAGGACGTCTGGCTGCCCTTCTTCGCGCCGGCCCCGACCGGGGGTGGTGCGTGA
- a CDS encoding ABC transporter ATP-binding protein: MVDAEAGDGVGDSGQRDVVIELVDVEKRFGDAVAVDHVDIAIGRGEFFSLLGPSGCGKTTSLRMIAGFEAPTSGEIRLDGKDVSKVPPYRRNVNTVFQHYALFPHMSIFDNVAFGPRSAKTDKAVVRERVTEMLEVVRLSDFAKRRPNQMSGGQQQRVALARALVNYPSALLLDEPLGALDLKLRQAMQLELKRIQREVGITFVYVTHDQEEALTMSDRIAVMNQGLVEQIGTPTEIYDAPRTVFVAGFIGQANLWPAALQGQSDGSATVGALGTTLEGRALERLDDPVTLMVRPERIRVCATPEEAVAPCVKLTVTDLVFQGPVVRLAATAPDGTEVVAHIGADQQLPLLRPGDAVWCGWDAAAASVLPGVPELAPQRSPDDIERVFS; encoded by the coding sequence ATGGTTGATGCGGAGGCTGGGGACGGGGTCGGGGACAGCGGTCAGCGCGATGTGGTCATCGAGTTGGTCGACGTCGAGAAGCGCTTCGGCGACGCCGTGGCCGTCGACCACGTCGACATCGCCATCGGCCGGGGCGAGTTCTTCTCGCTGCTCGGCCCGTCGGGCTGCGGCAAGACCACCAGCCTGCGCATGATCGCCGGGTTCGAGGCGCCCACCTCGGGCGAGATCCGCCTCGACGGCAAGGACGTCTCCAAGGTCCCGCCGTACCGCCGCAACGTGAACACGGTCTTCCAGCACTACGCCCTGTTCCCCCACATGTCCATCTTCGACAACGTCGCGTTCGGGCCCCGAAGCGCCAAGACCGACAAGGCCGTGGTGCGCGAGCGCGTCACCGAGATGCTCGAGGTCGTGCGCCTGTCCGACTTCGCCAAGCGCCGGCCCAACCAGATGAGCGGTGGGCAACAGCAACGGGTCGCCTTGGCGCGCGCGCTCGTGAACTACCCGAGCGCCCTGCTGCTGGACGAGCCCCTCGGCGCGCTCGACCTGAAGCTGCGCCAAGCCATGCAGCTCGAGCTCAAGCGCATCCAGCGCGAGGTGGGCATCACCTTCGTGTACGTCACCCACGACCAGGAAGAGGCGCTCACGATGAGCGACCGGATCGCGGTGATGAACCAGGGCCTGGTCGAGCAGATCGGCACCCCCACCGAGATCTACGACGCCCCCCGCACCGTGTTCGTGGCCGGCTTCATCGGCCAGGCCAACCTCTGGCCCGCCGCCCTGCAGGGGCAGAGCGACGGCAGCGCCACCGTCGGCGCCCTCGGCACCACCCTCGAGGGCCGGGCCCTCGAGCGCCTCGACGACCCGGTCACCCTCATGGTCCGCCCCGAGCGCATCCGCGTGTGCGCGACGCCCGAGGAGGCCGTGGCGCCGTGCGTCAAGCTCACGGTGACCGATCTCGTGTTCCAGGGCCCCGTGGTCCGCCTCGCGGCCACCGCCCCCGACGGCACCGAGGTCGTGGCCCACATCGGCGCGGACCAGCAGCTTCCCCTCCTGCGCCCCGGCGACGCAGTGTGGTGCGGCTGGGACGCAGCCGCGGCGTCCGTGCTGCCCGGGGTCCCCGAGCTCGCTCCCCAACGATCACCCGACGACATCGAAAGGGTCTTCTCATGA
- a CDS encoding spermidine/putrescine ABC transporter substrate-binding protein yields the protein MTSRDQQRLARLLASAPRRGWAQTRASASSATPGSMSRRRFLGTAGVGVGALMVGPSLLAACGSDGGTESSSDTTFTPTTNDQLRISNWPFYIDEETVGDFETASGLRVKYTEDVNDNEEYFARIREPLSRGQDIGADLFIVTDFMVNRLIQLGWLAPIDDANVPNKGNLVSSLADVPFDPDRTYSLPWASGFTSIAYNPQLTGREITSMNDLFDPEFAGKVTLMSDLRDGGGQIMLSDGNSPAEATLEMVEQAAAKVQVAKDEGQIRRFTGNDYGDDLVAGNVAIAQAYSGDVAQLQLDNPDLEFVIPEEGMISWSDNMVMPISTKNSTGAEQWMDYVYDPEHMAQITAYVQYIPPVEGTGEALAALPDGQELADNELINPPAEVRDKAIAWRGLTDEEDQEFSSIWNAVARG from the coding sequence ATGACCAGCCGAGACCAGCAGCGCCTCGCCCGCCTCCTCGCGTCCGCACCCCGCCGCGGCTGGGCGCAGACCCGGGCGTCCGCCTCGTCGGCCACCCCGGGGTCGATGAGCCGCCGCCGCTTCCTCGGCACCGCCGGCGTCGGCGTGGGCGCGCTCATGGTCGGGCCGAGCCTCCTCGCCGCCTGCGGCAGCGACGGCGGCACCGAGTCGAGCAGCGACACCACCTTCACGCCCACCACCAACGACCAGCTGCGCATCTCCAACTGGCCCTTCTACATCGACGAGGAGACCGTCGGCGACTTCGAGACCGCCAGTGGGCTGCGGGTCAAGTACACCGAGGACGTCAACGACAACGAGGAGTACTTCGCCCGGATCCGCGAGCCCCTCAGCAGGGGCCAGGACATCGGCGCCGACCTCTTCATCGTCACCGACTTCATGGTCAACCGCCTCATCCAGCTCGGCTGGCTGGCACCCATCGACGACGCCAACGTGCCCAACAAGGGCAACCTCGTCTCGAGCCTGGCGGACGTCCCGTTCGACCCCGACCGCACCTACAGCCTCCCGTGGGCGTCCGGGTTCACGTCGATCGCCTACAACCCGCAGCTCACGGGACGCGAGATCACCAGCATGAACGACCTCTTCGACCCCGAGTTCGCCGGCAAGGTCACCCTCATGAGCGACCTGCGTGACGGCGGTGGCCAGATCATGCTGTCCGACGGGAACTCGCCGGCGGAGGCCACCCTCGAGATGGTCGAGCAGGCCGCCGCGAAGGTCCAGGTGGCGAAGGACGAAGGCCAGATCCGACGCTTCACCGGCAACGACTACGGCGACGACCTCGTGGCCGGCAACGTGGCCATCGCCCAGGCCTACTCGGGCGACGTCGCCCAGCTGCAGCTCGACAACCCCGACCTCGAGTTCGTGATCCCCGAGGAGGGGATGATCTCGTGGTCGGACAACATGGTCATGCCCATCAGCACCAAGAACAGCACGGGCGCCGAGCAGTGGATGGACTACGTCTACGACCCCGAGCACATGGCGCAGATCACCGCGTACGTGCAGTACATCCCGCCGGTCGAGGGCACCGGCGAGGCCCTCGCGGCGCTGCCCGACGGCCAGGAGCTCGCCGACAACGAGCTCATCAACCCCCCGGCCGAGGTGCGGGACAAGGCCATCGCCTGGCGCGGGTTGACCGACGAGGAGGACCAGGAGTTCTCCTCGATCTGGAACGCCGTCGCGCGCGGCTGA
- a CDS encoding ABC transporter permease, whose protein sequence is MAGSASGGARHARVTPYLLSLPALAYLAVFFVVPLWALLRTSLSTNTGSVFDPTLSFSWAFSNYSDAFTRYDEQIYRSFEYALTATLLALALAYPLAYVIAFKAGKWKNLLLGLVIVPFFITFIVRTLAWKTIFGDDTILVGILDSLGLTENGRILSTQWAVIGGLTYNFLPFMILPIYVSIEKIDPRLLEAARDLYSGGFRTFRKVLLPLSLPGVLAGSLLTFIPAAGDFVNAQYLGGTNQSMVGTVIQSQFLVTKDYPLAAALSFVLMLIILVAVLIYTKVLGTEDLVT, encoded by the coding sequence ATGGCCGGTAGTGCGAGCGGGGGGGCCCGTCACGCGCGGGTCACCCCTTACCTGCTCAGCCTCCCTGCCCTCGCCTACCTGGCGGTCTTCTTCGTCGTCCCGCTGTGGGCGCTGCTGCGAACCTCGCTGTCCACGAACACGGGCTCGGTCTTCGACCCGACGCTGAGCTTCAGCTGGGCCTTCTCGAACTACAGCGACGCCTTCACCCGCTACGACGAGCAGATCTACCGATCGTTCGAGTACGCCCTCACCGCCACCCTCCTGGCGCTCGCCCTGGCGTACCCCTTGGCCTACGTGATCGCCTTCAAGGCCGGGAAGTGGAAGAACCTGCTCCTCGGGCTCGTCATCGTGCCGTTCTTCATCACCTTCATCGTGCGCACGCTCGCGTGGAAGACCATCTTCGGCGACGACACCATCCTGGTGGGCATCCTGGACTCCCTCGGCCTCACCGAGAACGGTCGCATCCTCTCGACGCAATGGGCGGTGATCGGCGGGCTCACCTACAACTTCCTGCCGTTCATGATCCTGCCCATCTACGTGAGCATCGAAAAGATCGACCCTCGCCTTCTCGAGGCCGCGCGCGACCTCTATTCCGGCGGGTTCCGCACGTTCCGCAAGGTCCTGTTGCCGCTCTCGCTGCCCGGGGTGCTGGCCGGCAGCCTGCTCACCTTCATCCCCGCCGCAGGCGACTTCGTCAACGCCCAGTACCTCGGCGGCACCAACCAGTCGATGGTGGGCACCGTCATCCAGAGCCAGTTCCTCGTGACCAAGGACTACCCGCTGGCGGCGGCCCTGTCGTTCGTCCTCATGCTGATCATCCTGGTGGCGGTGCTGATCTACACGAAGGTGCTGGGAACCGAGGACCTCGTCACGTGA
- a CDS encoding ABC transporter permease yields the protein MLSAHAEEGASPIRKGFKPPPWLRRLGGWFLNGYAAFVIFYLLLPVAVIVAFSFNDPVGKFNFVWKGFSLEAWQDPWKYPALVDALVTSLKVAALSTAVALVLGTLVAIALVRHRFRGSGGIDLFLVIPLTTPEIVLGSSLLTLFLDFSWNLGFGTIVIAHIMFEVSFIALTVKARIRGFDWSLEDAAMDLGANPTRTFFKVTLPLIVPGIVAAAMLSFALSLDDFIITLFNAGSTSTYPLYVNNAAKTALPPQINVLATMILVASLLLIGLSVLWQRWRTRGDLR from the coding sequence GTGCTGTCGGCGCACGCGGAGGAGGGCGCCAGCCCGATCCGCAAGGGGTTCAAGCCGCCCCCGTGGCTGCGCCGGCTCGGTGGCTGGTTCCTCAACGGCTACGCCGCGTTCGTCATCTTCTACCTGCTCCTGCCCGTCGCGGTCATCGTCGCCTTCTCCTTCAACGACCCGGTCGGGAAGTTCAACTTCGTGTGGAAGGGCTTCTCCCTGGAGGCCTGGCAGGACCCGTGGAAGTACCCGGCCCTCGTCGACGCGCTGGTCACCAGCCTCAAGGTGGCCGCCCTCTCCACCGCCGTGGCCCTGGTGCTCGGCACCCTCGTCGCCATCGCGCTCGTGCGTCACCGCTTCCGCGGCTCCGGGGGCATCGACCTGTTCCTGGTGATCCCCCTCACCACCCCCGAGATCGTGCTCGGCTCGTCACTGCTGACCCTCTTCCTGGATTTCAGCTGGAACCTGGGCTTCGGCACCATCGTGATCGCCCACATCATGTTCGAGGTCAGCTTCATCGCCCTCACCGTCAAGGCGCGCATCCGCGGCTTCGACTGGAGCCTCGAGGACGCCGCCATGGACCTCGGGGCCAACCCCACGCGCACGTTCTTCAAGGTGACCCTGCCCCTCATCGTGCCGGGCATCGTCGCCGCCGCGATGTTGTCGTTCGCGCTGTCGCTCGACGACTTCATCATCACCTTGTTCAACGCGGGGTCCACGTCCACGTACCCGCTCTACGTCAACAACGCCGCCAAGACCGCCCTGCCGCCGCAGATCAACGTGCTGGCCACCATGATCCTCGTGGCCAGCCTGCTCCTCATCGGCCTGTCGGTGCTCTGGCAGCGCTGGCGCACCCGCGGCGACCTCCGCTAG